The proteins below are encoded in one region of Oreochromis niloticus isolate F11D_XX linkage group LG6, O_niloticus_UMD_NMBU, whole genome shotgun sequence:
- the ccr7 gene encoding C-C chemokine receptor type 7 gives MWWLPRDVVSGKKFRPVSENEGKAPSNRQICVCSGFTYSELPSVNMTPLRALQNFLPTVLVWLITSKSCLSDDGNYTTTTFTDYSFSSMDYSDFPELCVKDSNRQFRLVFMSILFSITCFLGLAGNMLVILTYFYFKRLKTMTDVYLLNLSFADLLFALSLPFWAANSMAEWVLGLGLCKAMYTIYKVSFYSSMLLLSFISVDRYFAISKAISAHRHRSQAVIISKLSSALVWVLALIFSVPEMAYTTINNKTCTPFTSTSDPLRITIQATQIALGFVLPFLFMTFCYSSILRTLYYARSFERNRAIKVILAVVAVFLVFQTPYNVVLFWNTVVGAHGVLNDCKYDNNLLYATDTTQSLAFLRCCLNPFVYAFVGTKFRYDLLKLLKEFGCMSQERFFRYTCGRRRSSVPTETETTTTFSP, from the exons ATGTGGTGGTTACCACGTGATGTGGTATCAGGAAAAAAATTCAGACCTGTCAGTGAGAATGAAGGGAAAGCACCATCAAATAGACAGATCTGCGTGTGCAGCGGCTTTACCTACAGTGAACTACCGTCAGTCAACATGACTCCTCTCAGAG ctctCCAGAACTTTCTGCCGACTGTGCTGGTATGGTTAATTACCTCCAAG TCTTGCTTGTCCGACGATGGAAATTACACAACCACTACATTCACAGATTACAGCTTTTCCAGCATGGATTATAGTGACTTTCCTGAACTCTGTGTGAAGGACTCCAATCGCCAGTTCCGCCTCGTGTTTATGTCCATCcttttctccatcacctgcttCCTGGGGCTGGCAGGAAACATGCTCGTCATCCTCACTTATTTCTACTTCAAGCGACTCAAGACCATGACCGATGTGTACCTGCTCAATTTGTCCTTCGCAGACCTTCTCTTCGCCTTGTCCCTCCCCTTTTGGGCAGCCAACTCCATGGCAGAATGGGTGCTGGGTCTAGGGCTGTGCAAAGCCATGTACACCATTTATAAGGTCAGCTTCTACAGCAGCATGTTGCTTCTCTCCTTCATCAGTGTGGACCGCTACTTTGCCATCTCCAAAGCAATCTCTGCTCACCGCCACCGCTCCCAGGCAGTGATTATCAGCAAGTTGTCATCAGCTTTGGTCTGGGTGTTGGCCCTCATCTTCTCTGTGCCAGAAATGGCATACACCACCATCAATAACAAAACCTGCACCCCTTTCACCAGCACCTCTGACCCACTTCGCATCACCATCCAGGCGACTCAGATTGCTTTGGGTTTTGTCCTTCCTTTCTTGTTTATGACCTTCTGCTACAGCAGCATCCTCAGGACCCTTTACTATGCTCGTAGCTTTGAACGGAATAGGGCCATCAAGGTGATTCTCGCTGTGGTCGCTGTCTTCTTGGTCTTCCAGACGCCTTATAATGTGGTCCTGTTTTGGAACACAGTTGTTGGCGCACACGGAGTACTGAACGACTGCAAATACGACAACAACCTCCTCTATGCCACTGACACGACCCAGAGTTTGGCCTTCCTGAGGTGCTGCCTGAACCCCTTTGTTTACGCCTTTGTCGGTACAAAGTTTCGTTATGACCTCCTGAAACTACTGAAAGAGTTTGGCTGCATGAGCCAGGAGAGGTTCTTTAGGTATACCTGCGGGAGGAGGCGGAGCTCAGTGCCCACTGAAACTGAGACCACCACCACATTTTCTCCTTAA